GGATTACCATTCGGAATAAAACCACCTGCAATTACAATTatattaataattttttaaCACCCTTGTTATCGATTCTTGCCTTCTGTTTTTACCGGGGgtgaaaataaatttgtgaATTCGAATGAATCATTAGAAGACTTGTCCTGAGCGTACAACGAATTTTCCTTCTGGCTATCCAGAGCATCAGCAGCCAAAAAGGGAATTATACTGAAACCACACAATAAATCACACTATTCAATTATGATTTATTTGTTTGGCAACTTACTGCAAATTAGGTAGAGAGGGTGGTAGAGAAGGATCGTTATAATCCAAATCATAATCGTTCTCTTTTGTCTTGGAGACATTCGATAAACTTGTTATTTTGGATCCATTTTTGACTTTCGGAGAAACATTATCTGTTAGGTCGAAGCTACTTTGAAGATCAATTTCGGTAACATCAGTCGATTCACTGCTCGACACTTCAACAGATGGCGTAAATTGATTAGTTTCAGCGAGATTATTGATTGTCTCAGCCGGCAACGGATTGAAATCTGCACTATTTATACAGTCAGTTGTGTTAATCACAGATCTGATGGTTATAGTTTCAGAGCTGTTATTTTCACTCCATGTTGATGTTTCCTCAATTGATTGAACCCCCTCTGTCGTTGTTGTAGATTCTTCGTTTTCAGTGGGAGAGCTTACTGTTGTATCAGGTTCGGAGGTAGATACTGTCACCAgtatattttcatcaaaattagTTGTTTCTTCCGTGTTTAGCCCCTTAGTTGAAGTTTCTGTCGTATCATTCGATTCGTCTGTTGGGGTCGAATCAAGAAGGTTATGTGTTGTGCTTATACCCCTAGCATCAACAGTGATGTCAAATAGATCTTTCTTCCCAAGGTCATTGTCATTGAGTGTACTGGTTCtgaatttattttctggataacTTCGGGTAACATGTTTGAATCCATTTATTGCATCACCTTCCTTGATCATAGATTCATAGTAGAAGGGTGTTGTTGTGCTTGGATTGAAGAAAAATCCTGTGAATTTCCTGGTAGTTCCCGCTGTATCTGGATTTCGATAAGCGTTCCTTTCAGATTCTGGCGATTCAGCAATGACGTAAAATGGACCACTTGATTCTTTAATTTCTGGTTTGACCCTTCGATTACTATGAGATACGTAGGGCTTTTTGGGTTGTTCCTTACGCAACTTTGAATACTCGCTACTGACTATTGGATACTGTCCATAGTTTGGCTCAGGGTTTATTTCAATACTTCCAGCTGAAATGAGGCGTTGGGTGAAACAAAGATATTTATTGAAGACTCGCCAGTTTACTTACTGCAGTTATAACTCGCTGCACAACATTCACCATGTTTTATAATCGGCATACATCCGAGGAGAGGAGGAGCACAAGATAAGGGTTCACATCGTAACATCCCTCTAAGACAGTAGCAGTTATCGCAAGCAGAATGACCGACTCCAAGAACTTTGTCGCCTTCGGCATAGAATTCATTTTCAACCAAACAACCACCTGAAAAAATTGTAGGTAATTCTTCAGTTATTATATTTCAAGCAGTGCTTGGAACATGAAGAACGCTTGTAGTTCTTTAGTTGTTCGATATAATATACCCCTAACAAATGTATGTTGTGTGCTCTGTTTTGTCACATGAATGTAGCGTTTAGAGCGCTCAAATATAGAGCAGCTATATAGAAATTACGCTCCTATGTCCCCCACAAACAAGGAAGACATCTCCTTTCAAAAAACAACAAtacttcaaattcaaataagGAACAcgaaatatactgctccacaagagttagggatatcgcattcaatcgtttttgaaagtctgtaatcttcgagaaaatcgctgtaaaatcatttaaaactcaataacaacttgaatcgatccaataaaaattagtatgagacatttcgtcaatctggtcgccttttttctgaagtttggttctttgcatatgcttcatgaatgttcttattttgaaatgaaggcagtttatcaacggcttcgatttgaaacgaagTTTCTAAAAATGCCACGACGTAAGTTAACAAACGCtaaggctaatagggctatcggaatgctacagggtggcctaactgtgatatctcgactttggaataggttcagagagacaggttccgtgttggaaagaccaaggcttggtgggcgacgaaaaacaacacctgctcaggatcgtttcatcaccgtttgggcgagaagaaaccctacatctacgtgtagaatgctacggaatactcttcaaaatgcagatggggtccaagtttccatcgaaaccatcagacgacgtttgagagaggtgaatctaggttcgagacgtccattaagaggagtttcattaacacgtgaccataagcgtcaaagactggaatgggcaaggcaacatatcaattggaacgatcaatggcgtaatgtccttttcactgatgaatccaaatatggacgattttcagattctcaaaGAATAaaggtatggacaatcccacgcataccctataatcgtcgctatgtccaagaagtccatccattccgagggggtagtgttatggtatgggccatgggccgggatatgtttcaacgagCGCACAGATCAACACATTTGCCCTgggtcctgggaatatgaccgccttaccactatagggagcatgtcatcgACAATGTTGTGcaaaattttcacgctgctattggtgaaactttttcaatttctagacgataacgctagatcgcaccgtgcagccatagttgagaatgcgcgcgaggagcttggtattccacatttaccaatacctccgcactcaccagatttaaattgcatagaacatatgctccaaagaagattagataatcatcaacctaccccagaatccttaaatgatctgagagagcttctgccccgtttatggaaataataaatttctcaataaatgttcaacaacctcgtgtgtagtatgcaaagaagatgtcaagctgttattgatgcccgtggaggccatacattgtattgatagtcttaaaatgcttgaattctctgggaataaaatttcgttattttactcgatttttcttaaccaccccgCATActctgcagacctacaggctaaaattaatttggaacttgaaatcatattaatataaattttcatcacaacagtcttatttcaactatatttttctgcaatttaagtcaatatccctaactcatgtggagcagtttatttgttCCAGATGGGCTCTCTCGCTGATATCTTTATGTGTTATAAAAAAGTTTTGCTTAAACAAAACATGACAAATTCGCAATATTGAATAGAAATGATTCTTACCTGCAGGGTTATTCATAGTTGGAACCATTGTTGTTGTTGTACTGCTCACTGTAGTCGTTAATGAGCAATTGTACTGAACGGGACAGCACTGGTTAGGGTCATATGACGGTGTACATCCATCTATGGGGAGCAAACATTTGGGCTTAACACAAGTTTGCTTTCCTCTTAGGCAATAGCAATATTCGCAATGAGACGAGGAGTCCATGGCTGATCCAGGAGCATAAACGCTTCCATTTAAAATGCAAGCTGCAATTCAAACTTCGCTGTTTTCTTAGAAATAACTGATTGATCCTATATTACCTTCAGATTCCTCATCTTCTTCAAAAGGCAAGAGATCAAATCCTTCTGGATCTGACCTACTTTCTAAGGCATTTCCATCCCCTGTGAAATCTGTCGAAAGTAAAGATGATTAAAAAccataaaggaaaaaagtacaGGTTAACTCACCAGTACAAATTAGTTCGGGGCAACAAGTTCTGTAACGATGCAGGAGAATACAACCAACTGGAGGAGGATTTGGTAGATGCGGACAAACCCTAAGGTAACACAGCAAAACGCCTCTGGTACACGTACAATTCAAGCAATGTTCGAATGTTTCGACTTCCACGCCCTCTTCGTATATTTGGTCATCGTAAAAACAATCTGTAAtaataaattgattattgttaCCTTGAATTAAAGATGCAGACACAGTTAAATATAAATAGCCCATTATCAATGAAGTTCagttatttatgtatttatttatttattcacggGATAAACCCAATtacaaaataagaacagaaatatAAGTCAACAAAAATATCGTACATTCCTAATTCAAATCAAACAATAATTAACATTTCCCACTATGGTGGAGTATGATAAGTTTACAAAGTCGATGCCAAGCCAAGTTACAAAAATTCTTAGGTGTCTCTTATGAGTTTAGTGCAATTGTTCTGTATAAGTAGATAATATTTCTGCTTCCGAAAAATCACCGTCGACGATGTAGGCTTGGCTAGCTTATTTAGAAATCTTTGTCGGCTTAGAATAGTATATCAGGTTTAAAATTTACCTGAGAAAATGAGCACTGCGAATTTTAAACAAAAGTTGGAGTTTTTGTGAATTCCAGGCATTTTTGAAAGTCGCAGATCCATACAAATTCGATTTGAGGAGTCACAAGATTCATGAGAGCAGAGATTAACTTATTTTAACATGCTAAGTTATGTGTTTTTGGATAAAAAAAAGTCAGAACATTGAAAGACTTTGTTGTTCTTGACAGAAGGCCTTGACTTGTTGTAATATAACCAATGCAGAGATTGACAGGAGAAGACAGAACATTGTCGCCCTTCCCTGCATTTAAATCCTGAAATATGTTTATTCATGTATACACGGTGTCTTCAACATATTCTCAGACCACCCAAATAACTTGTTATTCATTCAGTTTCTTTTTCGACAGACATCTCAATTTCGATGCATCAAACCAGTTTGCAACATATGTCGCGGAATTAGATAAGCATTCTTAATTGCCACTTTGGCCACCTGGATATCGGCACTCCTTCGTCTAAGGATTCCCTATTAACTCTGCATATTTTTTGTAGTTTGTCGACTTTTGTTCAGCTTTAGCTGAATGGGTGGATATTcatcagaaattttttatgaatagcTCTAGAGTAGTTAACTTTTGAAAGAATATTAATGAGTTCAGCCGAAAATCAGGAAGATTTTGTGATCATTACTTATCTCGTTACGATGTTAGTCTCCTTATTTGTTTccattcaacttttttgtttgaaagaaaaataaacctATACTTCTCAGCATTGCATTTTCAAACTGCCTGAATTATATCATTGAGTCAAGTAATTTGGTACGTATGTGTAACTTTTGTTATAGGTATCCTTTATAAAGTCAAAAAAAATCATCCCCACAATACAGGGGGAGCTTTTGATGAAGATATAACCCATTTGTAATGCAGCTAAATGGAAAGGGATAGATCCCAACACTGTTGAGTGGATATCAGCTTTGGTGACAGGACGAACCGTCACAGCCAACCTTGGGAAACTGAAGTGACCGTGCTGAGGGTAAGTATCACCCTTGCTTTGGAGTCTGGTCTTCTGGAGAGGCTCAAAGCTGGTAATTTTAACGTCCAGGCATACGCCGACGACATATTTGTGACAGTTAGAGGCAAGCATGAGGGCTCACCAAGCAGTCCAGTGCAACTTGCCCCCAGTATTATCGAAAAGAGGTGCGAAGAGAAGGGGCCAACTGTCAATCCATCGAAGACAACACTGATTCCGTACACTAGAAGAAGTAATCTTGACCTCAGAGCTCCGGCCATAATGGCAAGACTCTGAACTTCTCCAATGAATGCAAATATCTAGGTGTTATCCTGGACATCAAACTCAACTGGGGAAAATACAATTCTGTTTCCAGAGCCAAGGCGGCCCTGTGGGCTTGCAAAATACTTTTTGGAGAGACATGGAGCATGAACCCGATAATGGTACTGTAGCACACGCAACCTGTTGCACAAACTGCAAAGGCTGGCCTGTGTTAGTGTTACGGGAGGTTTGCCAACAGCTCCTACAGCCACGCTTGAGGCAATATTTGAAATGCCTCCCCTATTCCACGTATGAATAAATGCAGCTTGCCAGAAGCAATATGAATATCCCTCAACGGGAATCTCCTAACtggaaactgggttggacatatgagaATATTGAACCAACTGGACTCAAACCCTGGGAAGTGAGCCCTCTGGAGAAACAGTCAAataaattcgtgatgatttcaccgacctatactaaaaagctgctgaagctgtcatgagctgagcttcgggtgatggtgggactgttGATGGGGcgcagcagatgagatttgtaagCTTTGTGAATCAGGAGCAGAAATAGCTGAACACATGAGTAGCGAGAGTCCAGAACTGCCAGGCCCGAAAACCCTCTATATGGGGTAACGGCTAGGGCTCCTAACGATATTGTCGGTTTTATCAGCTTCATTGATGACCTTCTTGGGcttctatgaatgagtagggtaaaGAACAAAAGATTTAGAAGGTCGCAGTTACCGGAAGGCTAACtgagccacaacgaccccgaTTCAAATAACCATGAGCATGAGCCTGAAAACCGGGAAAGGCCTCCTCCCATAGAGCTTATataaatccttttgatatctgagatatatgggataagtgaatgttcctctggagaggagtgtgaaaaccGAAAGTCTAAAGTAATTATTTTACCTACATTCCATATACTCTCCCTATCGCCTATATAAAATAAAACTTTATTTGCTGTGAATGAATGGAAGTATACACATTATAGTTCTTTAAACCTCATATTGCTTTGGAAATTCTTCAGAACGAATCGAACAGAATCGTTTTTAGTGTTTGGCCGACCTGAACAATGAATGACAAAATGTTTCCGCAAGATATGCCtctgaacaaaattgaaaaccatacaaaaatatgaaaacgaCAAACCTTCGATAAGGTGAAAAAGGTACATAATTTTAAGCATAACAACCAATACTTAACtggaaattattaatttcatgGAAGTTTCTGACCACCCTTTTCttcctaaaaaattattttattgttttcatggCGTTATTCCAGTTCCTTCCAACTTTCGTTAATTTAAAGCTTTTAGAATAAGATTTTGCTTCATGAATGAAGTTGAGTGGATGGAATCGATAATGTTCAGGGGAACTGCTATCTATCAAATTTACATTCAAACCATATGCATTTCTTTGGCGGATGAATTATCAACTGAGACTtataaataaatcatcattctaATACCATGAGACATCTAAATGATTTACTCAGACAATTCAGAGTTTGGAAAAAGATGATCACAATTTATGACTAGATGCCTGGGAATCAAAATACGCCAAGAGTAGTAAGTGACGATGGAAATTAATTATGTCTTAGAGGCAAACCATAAAGACACCAATACCGTTAGCATTCACCTTCTTACAGTCTATCTCTCTCTTTCTTTGATCAATAGCTATTTCATGCcttcaaaataataaacatAAATTACATAACAGTCGAGACGATTCGCCAATAAAAGTACAAGGTCCATCTGAAAACTTCACGATCGAAGTAAAACAAGGAGTTCAATTATATTGAACAATTCACCTAATATGTAGTTTGAAATTGAAATCTTGACAAGAGAAAACCAAGGAATAATCCTACGTAcctttaataataaataaatatctgaaaaatccATTTATCTATTCTCATATCTATTCAtactatacgaggatatattgaaaaattcttaggctactatagaaccaaacaaaatttcaatgtcaaaatattttatttctcaacatatttctcaattggatatatttattacagcgaacttgcacgtctctagacctttaaaaaaaatgtttcttcttgctctgcaagccagacctccacagctttttttACCTCCTCGTTAAGAGGAGAAGAAAGACAGAAGaacatttacgaccttttaaacttttttcagttgaggaaagagatgatagtcggatggagccaaatctggtgaataaggggggtgttctagtaattcaaaccttaaatcacgaatttttttgcatggcaacatgagatttgtgtgcaggggcgtcgtcctgcaaaaacaaaacacctttggatagctttccgcgtcttttctctttcattttttcccgtagagtggttagtaatgtcgaatagtaatttccagttattgttctacccttattcaaaaaataaatcatgatgactccatggcaatccaaaaaactaaagcaagaacttttccagcagatttctgGAGACGAAACGTCTtagttcttggagaaccagagggtcgtcattccatcgattgttgcttcgtttctggatcgtagaaatgtacccaagtctcatccatagtaacaattcggtttaagatgtctacattgttttcaaatcgagcacagatcgaacgcgatgcttctacccttgcacgcttttggtcaacattcaaacatttggagatccattttgcagcaattttttttatgtccaAATTGcataaactatatgatgaacgctttcgtatgaaacattcagtacttcagatatccgtttctgcccaattcgaaggtctgataaaatcatgtcatgaagtgcatcgatattttcggggactgacacagaaactggccttcccgatcggtcatcatcttcaatggaaaattttcctcttttgaagcttgcagtccaatttttcacggtcgcatacgaaggacattgatcaccaagggtattaagcatatcttcgtaaatctgcttacctcttaactcttttaaatacaggtacttgatgatggctcgatactcccatttttcgattttcacaatttcacaatttcaatttattgtgtaactctggtttacttttttgacctcaaacttcatactgacacttctaatgagttattgctcGTTTCTATGGTaatgtaatattttttatgcaggaactggtctaggctaactagatattaatACATCCTAGTATGTAGGTATAGTTCAAGTTGACTTGTACTACTATAGCTTGTAAGCTAGTCCTGTCATAAAAGAATTGAAACTCACTCACTTACCAATCCATAAGACCACTAGAACTCTAATTCGGAAATGAATACTTCTTTCAAAGCGAGAGGTGACCCGTTAAGCAAATTTTGACCACGCATGCACTCACGGACAACGGACATTAAAACTTTTAATGTACGTTCACAATTCTTATAAACTagcaagcaaagattatagagttctcactctataatctttgctagcATAGTAAGACCGGGAATATCCCGAGTTTTCGGAAGGCCAAAGGAGGCTGAGCTCCGCTAGCTTGTTCCCGCTTCTTTTCTCCAGCGGTCGCAAGCTCGACAAGCTCGTATATGTTAACTTGTAATATATCCAAAAAGATCATACAACGATGAAACACGTTCACGTTCTGGTTCTGATCTAATAATTAAAAAATCCGAGTTTTAAATAAAACAACATATTTAGGTCTAATTACCATTTCAAATGAAGGTTTGACGTAAATACGTTAATGATAATTGAGATATAATAAATTCATTATCTCCCACGAGGAATTTTATCTCGTTGGTTTATTATGAATCTGACATTAATATTACATAGTAATGTACTGTGGGAAGAGATCAAGATTAATATCAAATATTGTATTGAAAATGAACTACAAACAATTTTACATGAATTATTCACAGATTTCCCATGCACTTGACCTGATTCCTGAGAAATTCactatatttttaattttgtttaaGTACCTGCATACATAATATTCATTTGAGTCGGTTGTCGAAACATGTCTACCAAAATTCTGAATGAAGTATGAAGCTGTAAATTTTTCGGGGAAGAGTAGCAATCATGAAtaaagaaatgctttttttctatAGCCGATCAATTCCAAAACGATATACTATGTACCATGTATTCCAATTTCTTTAACGAACTTGTTAGATATATGATTATATGTTAATCTGAGTTGTTTTTAACAGTCTTTCGTTATTGTCAGTCTAATTTCCCTTAAAAAAACAAACCCCTATATGATTATATCTCAAATTTATATTGAAGGTGAGTATAAAAAGAAAAGCACGATAAGAACGCCAAAGATAAAGTAAAGCCGTTCTTATACCTAAGGGGCAAAACAAATATTCGAAGAACATCCTGCACAACAAGACTGGTCATTGGTTTTCAGTGATTCTAGGGAAAAGGAAATCATGACCTCAATAATAAATGGCAAGAATTCATTAACACCTTCGAAATATGATTCGAAGAATGCTTTCCAATGAGAAAACATATTCAAAAGAAACAGAAACCACTTCCACCTAACGAAGAAATATCAGAAATTTTTGGACAGTAATCGACATACATCCAACAAAAGAAAAGCCAAATGTGACCAACTTCTCAGGACAAACAAAGCCAAAGTCTAATAACGGATAAAAAATTTAGACAACAAGACAAAAAAAACTATGTGGCGAAAATAAAGGAAACACAATAATGAAGAAGAATGTGGAATAGATGGAGAACCTCAACAAGTATCAGaggaaaaattcaacaataacCTGATAAAACTGCTACCGAAGGTATCGAAAACACCGGACTTTCTAACAAAAGAAGGACTAGATGGTTTGTCAAAAGCTTCAACAACAAGAAGATGAATAAGCCAGGGAAGTAGATACATTGAAACCactattattcatatttctcAATGACCTCAAAGAAATTatagaagaagaagaggaaCATCTTATATAATTTATAAGATGTGGATGACACCACACGACCTGATCCAGGGAGGAACGGAACTTTTGGATAGAACACAAGAATGGATTAATAAAAACGAACCAATGCTGGATGTAGAGAAGACAAACATGATATTTAGCACCAACAAATGCAGAAAGAAAAAACCGAAAACATTCCAGCTAGGAACGAAGAGAAATTTCagtagaaaataataaatacccTTACTTTCAACTCGCTCCGTATTACAccaaaatttacctctttagTCGCAGTTCCTTCAGAAAAGATCTGAAGAAATCATGTCCATTTATTGCATACAATGCAATGAATGACAATTTGCAAAAACAACAGAAGCCATTAGATTTTATCTGGTTAATCTCATACGTAATATCTATATTGTGCCCATGTCCAATGAATGAGATTAAAACATTCCACAATCTTCAATTTGTATGTCGGAATTGTTTCGTTAACGATTTCGCCATGCTTCTTTAATGTTTCCCTCTCTCAGAAAGTGAGTTGACCATAACTTCTAATTCAATCATGTCGACTTATTTTAGAGTTGGTGTATAAGTAAGAATTCTTCATGAAAATTAGGCATAAAACTTGTAATTCCTATTCGGATATACCTACTTCTAGAGAAAGATGGAAAACCATGtgtggaattttttatggaatgaTGATTTCAAAAGAAACAATAACATTTACTACTGTACTTGAAGATAGTAATTAGAAAAGGTTTGATATATTATGTTCGATATATTCTGTTTCAGTCTGATGTAAATAAAGAATTGTAACTTTAAAATTTAAAGGAAATAACATGTGTAAAGTTAAGCAAACCGTTGAACATGTCTTGTGCGAATGTCCAACATACCCGAaggaaagaagaagaaatctTATAAGAGGGACGCTGAAAGACATTTTGGTGGAAAAGTGTGACGTTAAAAACATCATGAACTCTCTCGACAGTGTTCAACTGACGCAAAATATAATAATTAGAAATGTTTATATCCAACATGTATTGTACTACTCCATCGCCATAACCCTTGTGGTTTAAGcgaattttttaaataaaaaaaataataataaaagggtTCCATTCAAGCTTTTCTATCATGATTAATAAGGCCAGAAACATGAATGTTTCAATTTTATCTACTGTTCACACATGTTCACAATTTTATCAACTCTTGATTACTCCAAACTAAAATTGCTGATTCTGCCTACTGGGTTTTGTGGGTATGAGAGCCATACCATTATacttattgaattgaattcgcATATAcgaatgttgaaatgaagcACATAAAATTTCGCTGCgattgaaacaataaaaaagtgcctggAAATCAACTCAAAAAACTTCCTTTCCAGAGGTGAGATGGAATCACGTTTCGtattgttaggttaggttgccGTACTAGACAAGGAGTTGGCGAAAATTCTACACTTTTGCCAAACTGATTTGAAGGTGAAGACTCTGAATTCCAGAAACCAGTCAGAACAACTAAGATAGGTATAATGCTCATAATCTTATACAAAAAGATGTGAAAATTGAATCAGGTAAGTACCTGAAGCTTTTTGTAATCAAGGAGTCCATAGTAAACAataatttgaaatgttttcatcaTTTCACTACAAGCTTTCtatcaattatttttcaatcaGAAATCTACACTgataaattcaaattattcaatatttttttcagaatatcctCCAATTCTTCTCATCACTAGTCGAGTTAAGTGTTCACGCCAGCAGATATCATCTTCGAAGCTATCCATTTCTACCAACACACCTGGACGATACCCTGCGACAGGTATTGCCTGCGGAGATGCTGCTACGATACAGAGCAATTTATTGCATGATGCTAGACCAGCTTATCTGGCGGGTGAGGTACTGAATGATACTTTAACGCATTTCCTATGACCAGTACCTCTTAGCAGACCGAGGGTCGTTCATTCAAATTGTTTTATGGGAATGTCACCGGAGCTACACCGTGGTGTGCCATAACATTATACAACAGGTTATACATACGTTCATTTGAATGCTGCGCAATGTCATTGATACAATGTAAGGATCCTTCGCGTGTGAGAATTCATTCTTGGTTGTTCCATTCATTAGCTTCTCTTATTGTTGGAGGAGTTTCTACGGAGGTCACAAATGTTCGCTTTATAAAGCGAAAGACTTCGATTAGTACATATACAGGCTGATTCACGGGATAGGACGTTAAATATTTCTGGTGAACAGGCTGTCTAGTAAAGGAAACATTTTGATGGTGAGCATACTAGGACAACATTTTTTCACTTTCACAAGTAAAAGAAACTGCAACTCTGTTGGATCAGAATACTTATACTTAATACAGATAATTCTTTGGATAGTTTATTAACTTAGCTCTTGGTCAGTTAACCGCCATCCACttaaa
Above is a window of Coccinella septempunctata chromosome 5, icCocSept1.1, whole genome shotgun sequence DNA encoding:
- the LOC123314330 gene encoding uncharacterized protein LOC123314330, which codes for MARHVRWCSPLVTMCLIFGISSMIWIRTTKADCFYDDQIYEEGVEVETFEHCLNCTCTRGVLLCYLRVCPHLPNPPPVGCILLHRYRTCCPELICTDFTGDGNALESRSDPEGFDLLPFEEDEESEACILNGSVYAPGSAMDSSSHCEYCYCLRGKQTCVKPKCLLPIDGCTPSYDPNQCCPVQYNCSLTTTVSSTTTTMVPTMNNPAGGCLVENEFYAEGDKVLGVGHSACDNCYCLRGMLRCEPLSCAPPLLGCMPIIKHGECCAASYNCTGSIEINPEPNYGQYPIVSSEYSKLRKEQPKKPYVSHSNRRVKPEIKESSGPFYVIAESPESERNAYRNPDTAGTTRKFTGFFFNPSTTTPFYYESMIKEGDAINGFKHVTRSYPENKFRTSTLNDNDLGKKDLFDITVDARGISTTHNLLDSTPTDESNDTTETSTKGLNTEETTNFDENILVTVSTSEPDTTVSSPTENEESTTTTEGVQSIEETSTWSENNSSETITIRSVINTTDCINSADFNPLPAETINNLAETNQFTPSVEVSSSESTDVTEIDLQSSFDLTDNVSPKVKNGSKITSLSNVSKTKENDYDLDYNDPSLPPSLPNLHIIPFLAADALDSQKENSLYAQDKSSNDSFEFTNLFSPPVKTEGGFIPNGNPVVLETLYDNAVTMPTPPGSTENPPARCSSRGENILHGQSVPSDSPCTTCTCFYGNIVCQKVPCPSLGPNCRKSVEDKNLCCPLYICVGSVPENVPESSDASGAKTVTTSDPFKDVIKTKPAPDLQSLIVDMLPHFNQKPSKKTTIYITTLQPVTEAGSEKSTKKKDETLGLDKVLELLLGGLDGQKYNSSLAQTSTNNQKVPNISNNLENDDRNNSAAILKLAGCNIYGRMYRVGRIISELSGPCLECKCTEVGVQCKHLKC